The Pseudomonas wenzhouensis genome has a segment encoding these proteins:
- a CDS encoding IS110 family transposase: protein MSSFDFIPLGIDISKKKIDCALMLGAKFKNKVFANNPEGFVGLCAWIDQHAQATVHICMEATGIYWEAVAVHLANAGHRVSVINPALAKAHAQSLGLRSKTDAIDAKALADYCRQRQPALWVAPSLSEQRLKALVLRLQGLVTMRTEEKNRIESARDSVRESLDKHLQWLDEEIKRIELQISQTLDDDPTLRGKRELLISIPGLGERTLSVLLAYGLGGERFDKARQFVAFAGLSVRAYESGSSVRGKPRMSKVGHSRLRSALYMPAMVALYRTDWGRRYRDRLAGNGKPAKVIIGAMMRKLVHVAFGVLKSGRKFDPELHVACAR, encoded by the coding sequence ATGAGCTCTTTTGACTTCATCCCTCTGGGAATCGACATATCCAAGAAGAAAATCGATTGCGCCCTGATGCTGGGTGCAAAATTCAAGAACAAGGTCTTCGCCAATAACCCCGAAGGGTTTGTCGGGTTGTGCGCTTGGATCGATCAGCACGCCCAAGCAACAGTGCACATCTGTATGGAGGCTACGGGCATCTACTGGGAGGCAGTGGCTGTACATCTGGCCAATGCGGGGCATCGCGTCAGTGTCATCAATCCAGCCCTGGCCAAAGCCCATGCTCAATCGCTGGGTCTGCGTAGCAAGACTGATGCAATCGATGCAAAGGCGTTGGCTGATTATTGTCGGCAACGACAACCTGCCCTTTGGGTTGCTCCATCACTTTCGGAGCAGCGGTTAAAAGCGCTGGTACTGCGCCTTCAAGGCCTAGTGACCATGCGCACCGAGGAAAAGAACCGGATCGAGTCGGCCCGTGACTCGGTGCGTGAAAGTCTGGACAAGCACCTGCAATGGCTCGACGAAGAGATCAAGCGTATTGAACTGCAGATATCCCAGACGCTTGATGATGACCCGACGTTACGAGGCAAGCGTGAGCTGCTGATCTCCATCCCTGGTCTTGGGGAACGCACCTTATCCGTTCTATTGGCCTACGGCCTGGGAGGAGAACGCTTCGACAAGGCGCGCCAATTCGTTGCCTTTGCCGGCTTGAGCGTGCGTGCGTATGAGTCTGGCAGCAGCGTCAGGGGCAAGCCGCGGATGTCCAAGGTCGGTCACTCACGGCTGCGCAGTGCGCTGTACATGCCCGCGATGGTGGCTCTGTACAGAACCGACTGGGGGCGTCGCTATCGTGACCGGCTTGCCGGTAACGGCAAGCCAGCCAAAGTCATCATCGGTGCCATGATGCGCAAACTCGTGCATGTGGCCTTTGGCGTGCTGAAGTCCGGACGAAAGTTCGACCCCGAACTCCATGTCGCTTGCGCCAGATAA
- a CDS encoding sigma-54-dependent transcriptional regulator — protein MSAQVIVVDDEAAIREAVQQWLELSGFEVRSCASAAEALALVDRDFPGIVVSDVRMPGTDGLQLLDKLLQIDTDLPVILVTGHGDVPMAVQALRQGAYDFIEKPFTPERLLDSVRRALDKRRLVCENRQLRQQVADKGRIESQLIGISRPMENLRRQILELAGTSVNVLIRGETGSGKERVARCLHDFSSRASKAFAALNCAAIPESIFESELFGHESGAFTGAQARRIGRIEHADGGTLFLDEVESMPLAQQVKLLRVLQEKTLERLGSNKSIQVDLRVISAAKPDLLDEVKAGRFREDLVYRLNVATLHIPPLRERREDIPLLFEHFAHEAALRHGREAPPLAPSELARLLGHDWPGNVRELINAAERHALGLSSPPPAERFAGQALAQQMEAFEAQCLHNALLHCQGNITAVMEMLQLPRRTLNEKMQRHGLTRGDYLPGGEE, from the coding sequence ATGAGCGCTCAGGTCATAGTGGTCGACGACGAAGCGGCGATTCGCGAAGCGGTGCAGCAGTGGCTGGAGCTGTCCGGTTTCGAGGTGCGCAGCTGCGCCAGTGCAGCCGAAGCCCTGGCCCTGGTCGACCGTGACTTCCCCGGCATCGTCGTCAGCGATGTGCGCATGCCCGGTACTGATGGCCTGCAATTGCTCGACAAGCTGTTGCAGATCGATACCGACCTGCCGGTGATCCTGGTCACGGGGCATGGCGATGTGCCCATGGCCGTGCAGGCACTGCGTCAGGGCGCCTATGACTTCATCGAGAAACCCTTCACCCCCGAGCGCCTGCTCGACAGCGTGCGCCGTGCCCTGGACAAGCGCCGCCTGGTCTGTGAGAACCGCCAGCTACGCCAGCAGGTGGCTGACAAGGGGCGTATCGAGAGTCAGTTGATCGGTATTTCCCGGCCGATGGAAAACCTGCGCCGGCAGATCCTCGAATTGGCCGGTACTTCGGTCAACGTTCTGATCCGGGGGGAGACCGGCAGCGGCAAGGAGCGCGTCGCGCGCTGCCTGCACGACTTCAGTTCGCGCGCGAGCAAGGCCTTTGCCGCGCTCAACTGCGCGGCGATTCCCGAGAGCATCTTCGAAAGCGAGCTGTTCGGTCACGAGAGCGGCGCCTTTACCGGTGCCCAGGCGCGACGTATCGGCCGCATCGAGCATGCCGACGGCGGCACCCTGTTCCTCGACGAGGTGGAAAGCATGCCGCTGGCGCAGCAGGTCAAACTGCTGCGCGTGCTGCAGGAAAAAACCCTGGAACGGCTCGGCTCGAATAAGAGCATTCAGGTCGATCTACGGGTGATCAGCGCGGCCAAGCCGGATCTGCTCGATGAAGTGAAGGCCGGACGTTTCCGCGAGGATCTGGTGTATCGCCTGAACGTCGCCACCCTGCACATTCCACCGCTGCGCGAACGCCGCGAGGATATCCCGCTGTTGTTCGAGCACTTCGCGCATGAGGCGGCGCTGCGTCATGGCCGCGAAGCGCCACCGCTGGCGCCGAGCGAGCTGGCGCGTCTGCTCGGGCATGACTGGCCGGGCAACGTCCGCGAGTTGATCAACGCCGCTGAGCGTCATGCCCTGGGGCTGTCCAGCCCGCCGCCGGCCGAGCGCTTCGCCGGCCAGGCACTGGCACAGCAGATGGAGGCCTTCGAGGCGCAATGCCTGCACAACGCCCTGCTGCACTGTCAGGGCAACATCACGGCGGTGATGGAGATGCTGCAGCTACCGCGTCGCACCCTCAATGAGAAGATGCAGCGCCATGGCCTGACGCGCGGTGATTATCTGCCGGGTGGAGAGGAATGA
- a CDS encoding TAXI family TRAP transporter solute-binding subunit, whose amino-acid sequence MRLTKKISLFAAAAAITASTAVLAAPTFINVLTGGTSGVYYPIGVALSQLYSNGIEGSKTSVQATKASVENLNLLQAGRGELAFALGDSVGDAWNGVEDAGFKTPLKKIRAIAGTYPNYIQIVANAESGIKTLEDLKGKRISVGAPKSGTELNARAIFEAAGLSYQDMGKVEFLPYAESVELIKNRQLDATLQSSGLGMAAIRDLASTMKISFVAIPAEVTAKIDNAAYEAATIPAGTYDGQDADVPTVAINNILVTHEGVSDEVAYQMTKLMFDNLDRLGTAHSAAKDIKLESATKNLPIPLHPGAERFYKEAGAL is encoded by the coding sequence ATGCGTCTGACCAAGAAAATCAGCCTGTTTGCCGCTGCTGCGGCCATCACTGCCAGCACCGCCGTGCTCGCCGCACCGACTTTCATCAACGTCCTTACCGGCGGCACCAGCGGTGTTTACTACCCGATTGGCGTAGCCCTGTCACAGCTGTACAGCAACGGTATCGAAGGCTCCAAGACCTCGGTGCAGGCGACCAAGGCCTCGGTAGAGAACCTCAACCTGCTGCAGGCCGGTCGTGGCGAGCTGGCGTTCGCCCTCGGTGACTCGGTCGGTGATGCCTGGAACGGTGTCGAAGACGCTGGTTTCAAGACGCCGCTGAAGAAGATCCGCGCCATTGCCGGCACCTACCCGAACTACATCCAGATCGTCGCCAACGCCGAATCCGGTATCAAGACTCTGGAAGACCTCAAGGGCAAGCGCATCTCCGTCGGCGCGCCGAAGTCCGGCACCGAGCTGAACGCCCGCGCCATCTTCGAAGCCGCTGGCCTGAGCTACCAGGACATGGGCAAGGTCGAGTTCCTGCCCTATGCCGAGTCGGTCGAGCTGATCAAGAACCGTCAGCTGGACGCCACTCTGCAGTCCTCCGGTCTGGGCATGGCGGCCATTCGTGATCTGGCTTCGACCATGAAGATCAGCTTCGTCGCCATTCCGGCCGAAGTGACCGCGAAGATCGACAACGCTGCCTACGAGGCTGCCACCATCCCGGCCGGTACCTATGATGGTCAGGACGCCGATGTGCCCACCGTGGCGATCAACAACATTCTGGTCACTCACGAGGGCGTCTCCGACGAAGTGGCCTACCAGATGACCAAGCTGATGTTCGACAACCTTGACCGCCTGGGCACCGCTCACTCTGCGGCCAAGGACATCAAGCTGGAAAGCGCTACCAAGAACCTGCCGATTCCGCTACACCCGGGTGCCGAGCGCTTCTACAAGGAAGCCGGCGCACTGTAA
- a CDS encoding TRAP transporter permease, translating to MSEQNNGLAASPSDWPKALFAVALLFSIFQIVTAAFHPVSTQVLRAVHVGFLLLLVFISFPALGKGRPWQPLAWLLGLAGMATAIYQWYFEADLIQRSGDLTTGDMIVGLTLIVLVFEAARRVMGIALPIICACFLVYGLFGQYLPGDLMHRGYGLDQIVNQLSFGTEGLYGTPTYVSATYIFLFILFGAFLEQAGMIKLFTDFAMGLFGHKVGGPAKVSVVSSALMGTITGSGVANVVTTGQFTIPLMKRFGYKPAFAGGVEATSSMGSQIMPPIMGAVAFIMAETINVPFFEVAKAALIPALLYFGSVFWMVHLEAKRANLRGLPKDECPNPWKAVRERWFLLIPLFILIYLLFSGRTPLFSGTVGLALTAMVILGSAIILRVSSKAMRFAFWIALGVLCAGFFQLGIGVVFGVIAALVAICWFVKGGRETLTLCLHALVEGARHAVPVGIACALVGVIIGVVSLTGVASTFAGYILAIGQDNLFLSLVLTMLTCLVLGMGIPTIPNYIITSSIAAPALLELGVPLIVSHMFVFYFGIMADLTPPVALACFAAAPIAKERGLKISFWAVRIAVAGFVVPYMAVYSPALMLQGDSLLATVYVGLKALLAIGIWGAVFTGFLQAKLSWWERILGFAAGASLILATPISDEIGFALSAIFIAQHFWRARRAEVATA from the coding sequence ATGAGTGAACAAAACAACGGCCTGGCGGCCAGCCCGTCTGACTGGCCGAAGGCGCTTTTTGCCGTTGCGCTGCTGTTCTCCATCTTCCAGATCGTTACTGCCGCTTTCCATCCGGTATCCACTCAGGTGTTGCGTGCGGTACACGTCGGCTTTCTGCTGTTGCTGGTGTTCATCAGCTTCCCGGCCCTCGGCAAGGGGCGTCCGTGGCAACCGCTGGCCTGGCTGCTGGGCCTGGCTGGCATGGCCACGGCCATCTACCAGTGGTACTTCGAGGCGGACCTGATTCAGCGTTCCGGTGACCTGACCACTGGCGACATGATCGTCGGCCTGACCCTGATCGTGCTGGTATTCGAAGCCGCGCGCCGGGTCATGGGGATCGCCCTGCCGATCATCTGTGCCTGCTTCCTCGTTTATGGCCTTTTCGGCCAGTATCTGCCGGGTGATCTGATGCATCGCGGCTACGGCCTCGACCAGATCGTCAACCAGCTGTCGTTCGGCACCGAAGGCCTGTACGGCACGCCGACCTACGTCTCGGCCACCTACATCTTCCTGTTCATCCTGTTTGGTGCCTTCCTCGAGCAGGCCGGGATGATCAAGCTGTTCACCGACTTCGCCATGGGCCTGTTCGGCCACAAGGTCGGCGGCCCGGCCAAGGTGTCGGTGGTGTCCTCGGCACTGATGGGCACCATCACCGGCTCCGGCGTGGCCAACGTGGTTACCACCGGGCAGTTCACCATCCCGCTGATGAAGCGCTTCGGCTACAAGCCGGCCTTCGCCGGTGGCGTCGAGGCGACCTCGTCGATGGGCAGCCAGATCATGCCGCCGATCATGGGCGCCGTGGCCTTCATCATGGCCGAGACCATCAACGTACCCTTCTTCGAGGTGGCCAAGGCCGCGCTGATCCCGGCGCTGCTCTACTTCGGCTCGGTATTCTGGATGGTTCACCTGGAGGCCAAGCGTGCCAACCTGCGCGGCCTGCCCAAGGACGAATGCCCGAATCCGTGGAAAGCCGTGCGTGAGCGCTGGTTCCTGCTGATCCCGCTGTTCATCCTTATCTACCTGCTGTTCTCTGGCCGCACGCCATTGTTCTCCGGTACTGTCGGCCTGGCGCTGACCGCCATGGTCATCCTCGGCTCGGCGATCATCCTGCGGGTGTCGTCGAAGGCCATGCGCTTCGCCTTCTGGATTGCCCTGGGCGTACTCTGTGCCGGCTTCTTCCAGCTCGGTATCGGCGTGGTGTTTGGCGTTATCGCCGCGCTGGTGGCGATCTGCTGGTTCGTCAAGGGTGGCCGTGAAACCCTGACCCTGTGCCTGCATGCGCTGGTCGAAGGTGCGCGTCATGCGGTGCCGGTCGGTATCGCCTGCGCCTTGGTCGGCGTGATCATCGGTGTGGTGTCGCTGACCGGGGTGGCCTCCACCTTCGCCGGCTACATCCTCGCCATTGGCCAGGACAACCTGTTCCTGTCGCTGGTGCTGACCATGCTCACCTGCCTGGTGCTGGGCATGGGTATTCCGACCATCCCCAACTACATCATCACCAGCTCGATCGCTGCGCCGGCCCTGCTGGAACTGGGTGTACCGCTGATCGTCTCGCACATGTTCGTCTTCTACTTCGGCATCATGGCCGACCTCACCCCACCGGTGGCACTGGCCTGCTTCGCTGCCGCGCCGATTGCCAAGGAGCGCGGGCTGAAGATCAGTTTCTGGGCCGTGCGTATCGCCGTGGCCGGTTTCGTCGTGCCCTACATGGCGGTGTATTCGCCGGCGCTGATGCTGCAGGGTGATAGTCTGCTGGCAACCGTCTACGTCGGTCTCAAGGCGTTGCTGGCCATCGGCATCTGGGGTGCGGTGTTCACCGGCTTCCTGCAGGCCAAACTGAGCTGGTGGGAGCGCATTCTCGGTTTCGCTGCTGGCGCCAGCCTGATCCTGGCCACGCCGATCAGTGACGAAATCGGCTTTGCCCTCAGCGCCATCTTCATCGCTCAGCACTTCTGGCGCGCTCGCCGCGCCGAGGTCGCGACAGCGTGA
- a CDS encoding DUF1850 domain-containing protein: MIGLCLGLAGAVWAELPTPAFTLAWTHSIEKVRWEEDYRVTTEGLLLGEARVKGSGAGMEIPDGAELRNGSWHYQRQLPPLQPLRVGRTPEAGDYQLCIDQRCRPMSDWLGPPKASQPALELWSCELSTPAADAG; this comes from the coding sequence GTGATCGGCCTGTGTCTGGGCTTGGCCGGTGCGGTGTGGGCAGAGCTGCCCACGCCGGCCTTCACCCTGGCCTGGACGCACAGCATCGAAAAGGTTCGCTGGGAAGAGGATTACCGCGTCACCACCGAGGGGCTGCTGCTCGGTGAGGCGCGGGTCAAGGGTTCCGGTGCCGGCATGGAGATTCCCGACGGCGCCGAACTGCGCAATGGCAGCTGGCACTACCAGCGTCAGCTACCGCCTTTGCAACCCCTGCGAGTCGGGCGTACGCCCGAAGCCGGGGATTACCAACTGTGTATTGACCAGCGTTGTCGCCCGATGAGCGACTGGCTCGGCCCGCCAAAAGCGAGCCAGCCGGCGTTGGAACTCTGGAGCTGTGAGCTGAGCACCCCTGCGGCCGACGCGGGTTAG
- a CDS encoding SCO family protein, translating to MTRTHTTVFVLVAIVALVLGLTVNKVLSSKGQGDPAALLDAGIVLLPQNRSLPALSLIDQDGQTVAVDQLKGNWKLLFFGYTFCPDICPATLAQLRQLQTQLPEETRARLEVVMVSVDPHRDTPEQLSKYLGFFNAGFKGLTGEEETLQKFANSVSIPYIPADTSKENYTVDHSGNLVIIGPDGTQRGFIRAPINNAKLAEQLPGLISGS from the coding sequence ATGACGCGTACCCACACAACGGTTTTCGTTCTTGTCGCCATCGTCGCCCTGGTGCTGGGGCTGACCGTCAACAAGGTGCTGAGCAGCAAGGGCCAGGGCGACCCGGCCGCGCTGCTCGACGCCGGTATCGTCCTGCTGCCGCAGAACCGCAGCCTGCCGGCGCTGAGCCTGATCGATCAGGACGGCCAGACCGTCGCGGTTGATCAGCTCAAGGGCAACTGGAAGCTGTTGTTCTTCGGCTACACCTTCTGCCCGGATATCTGCCCGGCCACCCTCGCCCAACTGCGCCAGTTGCAGACCCAACTGCCGGAAGAAACCCGCGCGCGACTCGAGGTGGTGATGGTCAGCGTCGATCCGCATCGTGATACGCCGGAGCAGCTGAGCAAGTACCTGGGCTTCTTCAATGCCGGCTTCAAGGGGCTGACCGGCGAAGAGGAAACCCTGCAGAAGTTCGCCAACTCGGTAAGCATTCCCTACATTCCGGCGGACACCAGCAAGGAAAACTACACCGTCGACCACAGCGGCAACCTGGTAATCATCGGCCCAGATGGCACCCAGCGCGGTTTCATCCGCGCACCGATCAACAACGCCAAGCTGGCCGAACAATTGCCGGGGCTGATTTCCGGCAGCTAA
- the cyoE gene encoding heme o synthase: protein MATILQAHAEHATWRDYLELTKPRVVLLMLITSLVGMFLATRAGVPWTVLLFGNLGIGLCAGAAAAVNHVVDRRIDSIMARTHKRPVTAGRVSPAAALTFALLLAIAGMSLLLLFTNELAAWLTLASLLGYAVIYTGFLKRATPQNIVIGGLAGAAPPLLGWVAVTGHLSAEPLLLVLIIFAWTPPHFWALAIHRKAEYAKADIPMLPVTHGEHYTKVHILLYTLVMFAVTLLPYAIHMSGPLYLACAVLLGVRFLHWAWVLYRDSKPHAAINTFKYSIWYLFLLFIALLADHYLLLNI, encoded by the coding sequence ATGGCGACCATCCTGCAAGCCCATGCCGAACATGCCACCTGGCGCGATTATCTGGAGCTGACCAAACCTCGGGTGGTGCTGCTGATGCTGATCACCTCGCTGGTCGGCATGTTCCTCGCTACCCGTGCCGGGGTGCCCTGGACGGTGCTGCTGTTCGGCAACCTCGGTATCGGGCTGTGTGCCGGCGCGGCGGCGGCGGTCAACCATGTGGTGGATCGGCGTATCGACTCGATCATGGCGCGCACGCACAAACGGCCGGTCACCGCCGGGCGCGTCTCGCCCGCCGCCGCACTGACCTTCGCCCTGCTGCTGGCCATCGCCGGCATGAGCCTGCTGCTGCTGTTCACCAACGAACTAGCCGCCTGGCTGACGCTGGCCTCGTTGCTCGGCTATGCAGTGATCTACACCGGCTTTCTCAAGCGCGCCACGCCGCAGAACATCGTCATCGGCGGCCTGGCAGGCGCTGCGCCGCCGCTGCTCGGCTGGGTCGCGGTTACCGGCCACCTGAGTGCCGAGCCGCTGCTGCTGGTGCTGATCATCTTCGCCTGGACACCGCCGCACTTCTGGGCGCTGGCCATCCACCGCAAGGCCGAATACGCCAAGGCCGACATCCCCATGCTGCCGGTGACCCACGGCGAGCACTACACCAAGGTGCACATCCTGCTCTACACCCTGGTGATGTTCGCGGTAACCCTGCTGCCCTACGCCATCCACATGAGCGGGCCGCTGTACCTGGCCTGCGCCGTGCTGCTGGGCGTGCGCTTCCTGCATTGGGCCTGGGTGCTGTACCGTGACAGCAAACCGCACGCGGCGATCAACACCTTCAAGTACAGTATCTGGTATCTGTTCCTGCTGTTTATCGCGCTGCTGGCGGACCATTACCTGCTGCTGAATATCTAA
- a CDS encoding COX15/CtaA family protein has translation MHKPGYRLALFATLLTVVVVLLGAYTRLTHAGLGCPDWPGCYGFLGVPMSEHKQAIAEARFPDAPVEVAKGWYEMIHRYFAGALGLVILVIAAQAVRRRTEPAQPLKLPLAILALVILQGAFGMWTVTLQLWPQVVTAHLLGGFATLSLLTLLTLRLSGRFAPLQLPARLRTLAAACLLLVIGQIALGGWVSSNYAAVACVDLPTCHGEWWPAMDFGKGFHLTQHIGPNYLGGQLDSDARTAIHMSHRIGALLVTLALLVLAWRLHVAGLSRLAGLLLLALAGQVGLGISNVIFHLPLLVAVAHNAGGAALLLSMVLINYRLRTAGERRHAVHAHAALASNGLLQAGK, from the coding sequence ATGCACAAGCCCGGTTACCGTCTAGCCTTGTTCGCCACCCTCCTGACCGTGGTGGTGGTGCTACTGGGTGCCTACACCCGCCTGACCCATGCCGGCCTGGGCTGCCCGGACTGGCCCGGCTGCTATGGCTTTCTCGGCGTACCGATGAGCGAGCACAAGCAGGCCATCGCCGAGGCACGCTTCCCCGATGCCCCGGTGGAAGTCGCCAAGGGCTGGTACGAGATGATCCACCGCTACTTCGCCGGCGCCCTGGGCCTGGTGATTCTCGTCATCGCGGCCCAGGCCGTGCGCCGCCGCACCGAGCCAGCCCAGCCGCTCAAGCTGCCGCTGGCGATTCTGGCGCTGGTGATCCTGCAGGGCGCATTCGGCATGTGGACGGTCACCCTGCAGCTATGGCCGCAGGTGGTTACCGCGCACCTGCTCGGCGGTTTCGCCACGCTCAGCCTGCTGACCCTGCTCACGCTGCGCCTGTCCGGACGCTTCGCCCCGCTGCAGTTGCCGGCACGCCTGCGCACATTGGCGGCAGCGTGTCTGCTATTGGTTATCGGGCAGATCGCCCTCGGCGGCTGGGTCAGCTCCAACTATGCGGCCGTGGCCTGCGTCGACCTGCCCACCTGTCACGGCGAGTGGTGGCCGGCGATGGATTTTGGCAAGGGCTTTCACCTGACCCAGCACATCGGCCCCAACTACCTGGGCGGGCAGCTCGACAGTGACGCGCGCACCGCCATTCACATGAGCCACCGCATCGGCGCGCTGCTGGTCACGCTGGCGCTGCTGGTGCTGGCCTGGCGGCTGCATGTGGCCGGGCTGTCGCGCCTGGCTGGCCTGCTGCTGCTGGCGCTGGCCGGGCAGGTGGGCCTAGGTATCAGCAACGTGATCTTCCACCTGCCGCTGCTGGTGGCGGTGGCGCACAACGCTGGCGGCGCGGCCCTGCTGCTGAGCATGGTGCTGATCAACTATCGCCTGCGTACGGCAGGTGAGCGCAGGCATGCCGTGCATGCCCACGCAGCTCTGGCGTCCAACGGCCTGCTGCAGGCCGGTAAATAA
- a CDS encoding SURF1 family protein produces the protein MNAFRPGWLPSLLVALLLPGLLWLGVWQLQRGEEKRQLLASFEARRQAEPISLEQLEPMPDPAYRRVQLRGFLDSEHSLLLDSRIRDGQAGVELLQPFYDQPSGLWVLLNRGWLPWPDRRTPPRFETPEGMLQLTAWVYVAPAAGMNLGAGTASEGWPRLITRVEADSLWQQLGRGGLSFETRLQPGPASYRVDWPVVAMSPSKHLGYAVQWFALAAALLGLFIYLGIHNAREHRHEPSHRHA, from the coding sequence ATGAACGCCTTCCGCCCCGGCTGGCTGCCCAGCCTGCTGGTCGCCCTGTTGCTGCCGGGCCTGCTCTGGCTGGGTGTCTGGCAATTGCAGCGCGGCGAGGAGAAGCGCCAGCTGCTGGCCAGCTTCGAGGCACGGCGGCAAGCCGAGCCGATCAGCCTCGAGCAGCTCGAACCCATGCCGGACCCTGCCTACCGCCGCGTCCAGCTGCGTGGTTTTCTCGACAGCGAACACAGCCTGCTGCTCGACAGCCGTATCCGCGATGGCCAGGCCGGTGTCGAGTTGCTGCAACCCTTCTATGACCAGCCCAGCGGACTCTGGGTATTGCTCAACCGTGGCTGGCTACCCTGGCCGGACCGGCGTACGCCACCACGCTTCGAGACCCCCGAAGGCATGCTGCAGCTCACTGCCTGGGTCTACGTGGCACCCGCCGCTGGAATGAACCTGGGCGCAGGTACAGCCTCCGAAGGCTGGCCACGGCTGATCACCCGGGTCGAGGCCGACAGCCTCTGGCAGCAGTTGGGCCGTGGCGGCCTGTCTTTCGAAACGCGCCTGCAGCCAGGCCCGGCCAGCTACCGCGTCGACTGGCCGGTGGTGGCCATGAGCCCGAGCAAACATCTCGGCTATGCAGTGCAGTGGTTCGCCCTGGCGGCCGCACTGCTGGGCCTGTTCATCTATCTCGGAATTCACAATGCACGGGAGCATCGTCATGAACCCAGCCATCGCCATGCCTGA
- a CDS encoding twin transmembrane helix small protein produces MLKAAIVLMLLATLVSLFSGLFFLVRDEGHGSRVVGALTVRVGLTGITVALIAWGFYSGQLVSHVTW; encoded by the coding sequence ATGCTCAAGGCCGCGATCGTCCTCATGCTGTTGGCCACTCTCGTCAGCCTGTTCAGCGGCCTGTTCTTCCTGGTCAGGGATGAAGGCCATGGTTCCCGCGTGGTCGGCGCCCTGACTGTCCGTGTCGGCCTGACCGGTATCACCGTTGCCCTGATCGCCTGGGGCTTCTACTCAGGGCAACTGGTATCCCACGTTACCTGGTAG
- a CDS encoding cytochrome c oxidase subunit 3 yields MSSHESHENYYVPAQSKWPIVASIGLLVSFYGVGTWFNDLSAEREGSNGPLIFFVGGLILAWMLFGWFGNVIKESRAGLYSAQMDRSFRWGMSWFIFSEVMFFAAFFGALFYIRTFAGPWLGGEGDKGVTNMLWEGFEYSWPLLQNPDSKLFTPPSGVIDPWHLPLLNTILLVSSSVTITFAHHALKKNHRGPLKAWLAATIVLALAFLFFQVEEYIEAYTELGLTLGSGIYGATFFMLTGFHGAHVTLGTIILIVMLIRIMRGHFAPDQHFGFEAAAWYWHFVDVVWLGLFIFVYVL; encoded by the coding sequence ATGTCGAGTCATGAAAGTCACGAGAATTATTACGTACCGGCGCAGAGCAAATGGCCCATCGTTGCCAGCATCGGTCTGTTGGTCAGCTTCTACGGTGTCGGCACCTGGTTCAACGATCTCTCGGCAGAGCGCGAGGGCTCCAACGGCCCACTGATCTTCTTCGTCGGCGGGCTGATTCTGGCCTGGATGCTGTTCGGCTGGTTCGGCAACGTCATCAAGGAAAGCCGCGCCGGCCTCTACAGTGCGCAGATGGATCGCTCGTTCCGCTGGGGCATGAGCTGGTTCATCTTCTCCGAGGTGATGTTCTTCGCCGCCTTCTTCGGCGCCCTGTTCTACATCCGCACCTTTGCAGGCCCCTGGCTCGGCGGCGAAGGTGACAAGGGCGTCACCAACATGCTCTGGGAAGGTTTCGAATACAGCTGGCCGCTGCTGCAAAACCCTGATTCCAAGCTGTTCACGCCACCCAGTGGGGTGATCGATCCGTGGCACCTGCCACTGCTCAATACCATCCTGCTGGTGTCATCGAGCGTCACCATCACCTTCGCCCACCATGCCCTGAAGAAGAACCACCGTGGCCCGCTCAAGGCCTGGCTGGCCGCGACCATCGTGCTGGCCCTGGCGTTCCTGTTCTTTCAGGTCGAGGAATACATCGAGGCCTACACCGAGCTTGGGCTGACCCTGGGCTCGGGCATCTACGGTGCGACCTTCTTCATGCTCACCGGCTTCCACGGTGCGCATGTGACCTTGGGCACCATCATCCTGATCGTGATGCTGATACGCATCATGCGCGGGCATTTCGCCCCTGATCAGCACTTCGGTTTCGAAGCCGCCGCCTGGTACTGGCACTTCGTCGACGTGGTCTGGCTGGGGCTGTTCATCTTCGTCTACGTCCTGTAG